From a single Nicotiana tomentosiformis chromosome 2, ASM39032v3, whole genome shotgun sequence genomic region:
- the LOC104094778 gene encoding uncharacterized protein — MGCCVSSDNHNKVPPTISNSSQQSEEETVKEVLSETPTIPKKSSPISYFPNTMEQKPHKDHILKKPIIPNFNHHSRHDHDLSEEVSEICSTTLSDTISTTTTLTDKRYTTEDDVTEVRQMSPAKYRNGSFQGELRRNVGSSPARRSDPSPGRVRSGKDSRGPRKDNGECSGRRSRSPAMRTENGGFGSGIGRSPSVRKTGKSPGRVRSELGDRIRKMEERDGDGENKWPPTSENESLENPLVSLECFIFL, encoded by the coding sequence ATGGGTTGTTGTGTTAGCAGTGACAACCACAACAAAGTACCTCCCACTATATCCAATTCTTCACAACAGAGCGAAGAAGAGACAGTCAAAGAAGTGCTTTCTGAAACTCCAACTATACCCAAGAAATCCTCTCCCATCTCATATTTTCCCAATACTATGGAACAAAAACCCCATAAAGATCACATTTTGAAGAAACCTATCATTCCTAATTTCAACCACCACTCTCGTCATGATCATGATCTCTCGGAAGAAGTATCCGAGATCTGCAGCACCACTCTCAGCGATACCATTTCAACTACAACAACACTGACAGATAAACGATATACAACTGAAGATGACGTCACTGAAGTCCGGCAGATGTCGCCGGCCAAGTACCGGAACGGTTCTTTTCAGGGAGAGTTGAGAAGAAATGTTGGGAGCTCGCCTGCAAGAAGATCCGACCCGTCTCCAGGTCGGGTCAGATCCGGAAAAGATTCTCGGGGTCCGAGGAAGGATAACGGGGAATGTTCTGGTAGGAGATCGAGGTCACCAGCGATGAGGACGGAGAATGGAGGATTCGGGTCGGGTATAGGGAGGAGCCCGTCGGTGAGAAAAACGGGTAAGTCGCCGGGAAGAGTGAGATCCGAACTGGGTGATCGGATCCGGAAGATGGAGGAAAGAGATGGGGATGGAGAAAACAAGTGGCCACCGACAAGTGAAAATGAATCACTTGAAAATCCACTTGTGTCCTTGGAATGTTTTATTTTTctgtaa